The Arachis hypogaea cultivar Tifrunner chromosome 19, arahy.Tifrunner.gnm2.J5K5, whole genome shotgun sequence genome has a window encoding:
- the LOC140182433 gene encoding uncharacterized protein, which yields MKDVRAGCDWLIRASLIRKKGCWEIRRYNGRHTCTIETISQDYSKLDSDTVAEAIKPLVETDPSIKVKSIIAEVQSRFNYTISYRKAWAFRHCKPLVQVDGTHLYRKYKGTLLVAVAQDGNQNIVPIAFALVEGETADVWHFFLRNLRMYIVRKDGVGMISDWHESIRAVVNHFGGDWQPPRTWWMFCIRHIRSNFLRAFKVPHLQKLVVNIGYPRTVEEYNINYKRLEEQGEAYAKWCDHRIPRLWRIQFTHQQIPVRLLQQRCRPATRPPRGAAATLELCETLHRVTGVKVPRPRRVGSAFPVATSAHP from the exons atgAAAGATGTACGGGCGGGGTGCGACTGGCTTATCCGCGCCAGCTTGATACGGAAAAAAGGTTGTTGGGAGATACGCAGATACAACGGTAGGCACACGTGCACAATCGAAACGATTTCACAAGATTATTCCAAGTTGGACTCGGATACAGTTGCTGAGGCTATAAAGCCATTGGTCGAGACGGACCCGTCCATCAAGGTGAAATCTATAATAGCGGAAGTCCAGTCAAGGTTCAACTATACCATCAGTTAtcgaaaggcttg GGCATTCAGGCATTGCAAGCCCCTAGTTCAGGTTGACGGCACACACCTATACAGAAAATACAAAGGTACACTTCTAGTCGctgttgcacaagatgggaaccaGAACATTGTGCCTATCGCTTTTGCCTTGGTGGAAGGGGAGACAGCTGATGTGTGGCACTTCTTTCTCAGGAATCTGCGAATGTATATTGTTAGAAAAGACGGTGTGGGTATGATCTCAGACTGGCATGAGTCAATACGGGCAGTGGTTAATCATTTCGGAGGTGACTGGCAACCTCCAAGAACATGGTGGATGTTTTGTATAAGGCACATTCGCAGTAACTTCCTAAGGGCATTCAAAGTCCCTCACTTGCAAAAGCTTGTTGTCAACATAGGGTATCCAAGAACGGTGGAAGAGTACAATATCAACTATAAGAGGTTGGAAGAGCAAGGCGAGGCATATGCCAAGTGGTGCGACCATCGGATTCCACGTCTGTGGCGAATCCAGTTTACACACCAACAAATTCCTGTTAGGCTACTTCAACAAAGAT GCAGGCCTGCAACACGCCCCCCGCGTGGTGCTGCTGCAACTTTGGAACTCTGCGAAACTCTGCACCGCGTCACGGGTGTCAAGGTACCACGCCCCCGACGTGTTGGCAGTGCGTTCCCGGTCGCCACATCAGCACACCCCTAG
- the LOC112779627 gene encoding transcription factor TGA2.3-like: MQRFKPTTESPPSHYSHSLFHLRGDDTTTTPNPTTRLTDSDLAVALVFQQQHYHHAFDLTSTSPPFTAKFNNVAVASSNLQYGTFNNNLASSGCYVETGQQQQQQHMFQQKGHFETRSESAMADNSQQTDDASTDIDTDDKTHCNNRAGNGELVVVDSNDQTKLKHEDQKTLRRLAQNREAARKSRLRKKAYVQQLENSRVRLAQLEQELQRARQQGVFAATGTVGDHARAVVGNGALAFDMDYARWVDEHQRLISDLRSAVNSQMGDNELNLLVDGVLAHHDELFRLKTIGAKADVFHILSGTWKTPAERCFMWLGGFRPSELLKIVRNHLEPLTDEQLMGIYNLQQSSQQAEDALSQGMEALHQSLSETLSSTSLGPTSSGNVAQYMGLMAIAMGKLATLESFLHQADLLRQQALQQLQRILATHQAARALLVINDYISRLRALSSLWLACPKE; this comes from the exons ATGCAAAGATTCAAGCCAACAACTGAATCACCACCATCACACTATTCTCACTCCCTCTTCCACCTTCG GGGAGATGACACTACCACAACTCCAAATCCAACAACGCGTTTAACTGATTCTGATCTTGCCGTTGCTCTTGTATTTCAACAACAGCACTATCACCATGCCTTTGATTTAACCTCAA CTTCTCCTCCCTTCACTGCCAAGTTCAACAATGTTGCTGTTGCCTCAAGTAACTTGCAGTACGGGACATTCAACAAC AACCTTGCTTCTTCAGGTTGTTACGTTGAGACAGggcaacagcagcagcagcagcatatGTTCCAGCAGAAGGGGCATTTTGAGACTCGGTCTGAATCAGCCATGGCTGACAATAGTCAACAGACCGATGATGCTTCCACTGATATTGACACCGATGATAAAACCCAT TGCAATAATAGGGCTGGGAATGGGGAACTTGTAGTTGTGGACTCCAATGATCAAACTAAGCTTAAACATGAGGATCAGAAG ACTCTTCGTAGACTGGCTCAGAATCGCGAGGCTGCTAGGAAGAGTCGATTGAGGAAGAAG GCATATGTGCAGCAATTGGAGAATAGTAGAGTTAGGCTTGCACAATTAGAGCAAGAACTTCAACGCGCACGTCAGCAG GGTGTATTTGCTGCAACTGGAACTGTGGGGGATCATGCTCGCGCAGTTGTTGGAAATG GTGCCTTAGCATTTGATATGGACTATGCGCGTTGGGTCGATGAGCATCAACGTCTGATTAGTGACCTAAGATCAGCCGTAAATTCTCAAATGGGTGATAATGAACTGAATCTTCTTGTTGATGGTGTCTTGGCACATCATGATGAACTATTTCGGTTAAAAACCATAGGGGCCAAGGCAGATGTATTTCACATACTTTCCGGAACATGGAAGACACCTGCAGAAAGATGCTTCATGTGGCTAGGTGGATTCCGTCCATCAGAGCTTCTTAAG ATAGTTAGAAACCACCTCGAGCCCTTAACAGATGAGCAATTGATGGGAATTTATAATTTGCAGCAGTCTTCTCAGCAGGCAGAGGATGCTTTATCCCAAGGCATGGAAGCATTGCATCAATCTCTTTCGGAGACGCTTTCCTCCACCTCCTTAGGTCCTACCAGTTCTGGAAATGTTGCTCAGTACATGGGCCTAATGGCAATTGCAATGGGCAAACTTGCCACACTTGAGAGTTTTCTTCACCAG GCTGACCTTTTGAGGCAACAAGCACTGCAACAGCTGCAACGAATTTTGGCGACACACCAAGCCGCTCGCGCGCTCTTGGTCATAAACGATTACATCTCTAGGCTTCGAGCGCTTAGTTCATTATGGCTAGCCTGTCCTAAAGAGTAG
- the LOC112779628 gene encoding uncharacterized protein: MEMEMNSNASVVFEAENDDDSFYAEIRRQILLLTSEENEDVIEKTCCKINNHGGGDSNRLVYGVGPAAASLSLNSGFGSLCCWESDAAGRLPAPAPAPPVWLVNLWKHGKGTGVFIPQVPCSKNKRSGRMNNGRRRIYRPVVNNKD, encoded by the exons ATGGAGATGGAGATGAATTCAAATGCTAGTGTTGTTTTTGAGGCAGAGAATGATGATGATAGTTTCTATGCTGAGATTAGGAGGCAGATTTTGCTGTTAACAAGTGAAGAAAATGAGGATGTGATAGAGAAAACATGCTGCAAGATTAATAACCATGGTGGTGGTGATTCAAATAGGTTGGTTTATGGTGTTGGTCCAGCTGCAGCATCACTTTCTTTAAACAGTGGCTTTGGCAGTTTATGTTGCTGGGAATCAGATGCCGCCGGACGGTTGCCGGCACCGGCACCGGCACCGCCGGTTTGGCTAGTGAACTTGTGGAAGCATGGAAAAGGGACTGGTGTGTTCATTCCACAAGTGCCATGCAGCAAAAACAAAAGATCAG GAAGAATGAACAACGGCAGAAGAAGAATCTATAGACCTGTGGTGAATAATAAGGATTGA
- the LOC112778427 gene encoding probable carboxylesterase 17, which produces MYINVSLQSLHYLYINVTNHKATNPKIKLPQVNPFCFFWFLLSMAALASSLSLSPQYRTRSKEYQQHHHGSIVEEIKGLIRVHKDGYIERPQVVPCVSSSALSPELKVTSRDMVIDNVTNTWARFYVPNLHHHSKIPLLVYFHGGGFCIGSAAWSCYHDFLAKLSAEVGCMIMSVNYRLAPENPLPSPYDDGIKTLMWVKQQFLYQYNDSEWWTKKCNFSSVFLGGDSAGANIAYNVAIRVSESESESESESESALRPLNLKGLVLIQPFFGGEVRTASEKSMAESPGSALNLAASDAYWRLALPCGADRDHPWCNPIAKGAVKLKNLLVPTLVCISEMDILKDRNLEFCDALAKEGITVEYSVFKGVGHAFQILSKSHISKYTTHQMMSCLKSFIMPL; this is translated from the coding sequence ATGTATATAAATGTTTCTCTCCAATCACTTCattatttgtatataaatgtAACCAACCACAAAGCTACAAACCCCAAAATTAAATTGCCCCAAGTAaatcctttttgttttttttggtttcttctttcaatGGCTGCTCTTGCATCAAGCCTAAGCCTTAGTCCACAATACAGAACAAGAAGCAAAGAATATCAACAACATCATCATGGTTCTATTGTTGAGGAAATCAAAGGGCTTATTAGAGTTCACAAAGATGGATACATAGAACGACCTCAAGTTGTTCCATGTGTCAGTTCTTCAGCTCTGAGTCCGGAACTAAAAGTTACATCAAGAGACATGGTCATTGACAACGTTACAAACACATGGGCACGTTTCTATGTTCCAAATCTCCACCATCACAGTAAGATACCTTTGCTGGTGTATTTTCATGGTGGTGGCTTCTGCATTGGATCAGCAGCATGGAGTTGCTACCATGATTTCCTCGCTAAGCTATCTGCTGAAGTAGGGTGCATGATTATGTCAGTGAACTACCGATTGGCACCGGAGAACCCTCTTCCATCACCATATGATGATGGAATAAAGACACTAATGTGGGTGAAACAACAATTTCTATATCAATACAATGATAGTGAATGGTGGACTAAGAAATGCAACTTTTCAAGTGTGTTCTTAGGAGGTGACAGTGCAGGTGCTAACATAGCTTACAATGTTGCCATAAGGGTAtctgaatctgaatctgaatctgaatctgaatctgaatctgCTTTGAGGCCTTTAAACTTGAAGGGACTTGTTCTGATACAACCTTTCTTCGGTGGAGAAGTGAGAACAGCATCTGAGAAATCCATGGCTGAATCACCTGGCTCTGCCCTTAACTTGGCAGCGTCCGATGCCTACTGGCGTCTGGCGCTGCCATGTGGGGCGGACCGTGATCATCCGTGGTGCAATCCTATTGCAAAAGGGGCAGTAAAGTTGAAGAATTTATTGGTGCCAACGTTGGTGTGCATATCAGAGATGGATATATTAAAGGATAGGAACTTGGAGTTCTGTGATGCTTTGGCCAAAGAGGGTATCACAGTGGAATATTCTGTCTTCAAAGGTGTCGGCCATGCCTTTCAGATTCTCAGCAAATCTCACATCTCAAAATACACAACACATCAAATGATGTCTTGTCTCAAGTCCTTCATCATGCCTCTCTGA